The sequence below is a genomic window from Campylobacter ornithocola.
GTTTAGTTCAACATGGTATTTTGCAGAGGTATCTGTCTTTCTAGTATTTTCTTTATGTGAGCTAATAGACCCTTTTACAGAAACCTTAGCTTTGAAACATCCAAATCCAAGCGATGCACTAGCATCCAAGGTTCCATTTTTGTCGCTTGATTCTTTTGATTCTTCTGTAGACTTAACTTCCATATCGAAGGTAATATCTAAAGTATCAATGGTTAAATTTGGAATTTTTACAATAGCAAGCAATGGAGCTTGAATGCTCATTTTTTGAGAACTTCCATCATCTTTTATTTGCTCATAAACAAAATCCGCTGTTCTAACTGTTTCTCCATCTTCTTTCATCCCTACTGTTTTGATAAAATTTGCTGTAGCATTTGCAAGTTGCAATTGTGCATCGCAAGCTGCCTGCAAAGGACCTCCGATTAAAGAAGCCATTGGTAATCCTGAAAATTGATTAGATATTTCTAGTGACATTTACTTTCCTTATTTTATAAATTTAGTGTTTTATTATTTTCATTATCTTGCTTTTCCTCCTTTTGTAAAATTAAATCTTCTTGATATCCTTGAGCATTATTAATAAGTTCATTTATCATTCTTGAAGTACCTTCTGGTAATTCATGCTTACTCATAGTTAGACAAATATGAGCAGATAGTCCTTTTTCTCTACCAAAAGCTGCCCCTATGACATCAATTTTTAAAGAAGGTAAATCTTTAAAATATTTCATTTCTTCGTTATTGCTTGTTTTGTTTTTAATTTTGTTTTCAAGTCCTATTAGACTTATGTCAAATTCTGCTTTAATACTTTCTATGTGTATAGGTGTTATGGGTAAAATATTAATATAGGGAACACTATAGTATTTTGTTTTAAAAAATTTTGAATTAGAATCAGGAATTCCTATTTTGAGTCTTTTTGGGAAAATTCCTGGTAATAATTCATTTGTAGTTTCTCCTTTTTTATTTTTTTTAAATTTTCTTTCGAAAAATGTAAAAAGGTGAGAAAGCTGAGATTCTTCTACATCGCTTTGTGCTTGTGCGACAGATTTTGCAATTGATATAATAATATCACTTAAAGATTTACTTGTATCGTTATTCATATTTTACCTCCTAATATTATTGAATAAAATCATACAATAATCACTAATTAGTGATTATTCAAATGTTTAAACATTTGAATAATCACTATGTTATTGTCAATACTTTTTCCATTTTTTATCTTAAATATATTTTTTTTAAATAAAAAATATAACAATTTAAGTAACTTTTAGAATTACTCATAAAAAGATTTAAAATTAATTTTGAGTTAAATTGCGGATAAAATAGTTTTTTAAATATTTAAATTTAAAAGATAGCTTTTGTTAATAAAATTATATAGTAGTTGGTAATTTTATTATGTTAAAATATACAAATGGATTTTTGTTGGAAAATAATATTAAGCATTAAAAATAAGAATATAAAAATTTTTAAAATAAAAGCTTTTAAATTATAATTTATTTTTTGATAATTAAAGAGATATTATGAAATTTTACACTACATCAAAAAAATTAAAAAAAAATATTGAGAATTTTTATAAAGTATTTCTATATAGGAGCTATAAAAATATAAATAAAGAAGATACTTTTGTAGGTTGGGGTAGAAAAAAGTCAGGTTTAGAAGCTATAAAACTAGCTAAAAAATATAGTGCAAAATTTTTGCTTTTAGAAGATGGCTTTTTGCGTTCTTTAAATCTAGGCATAGAAAATAGCCCAAGTTTTTCTATAATTAAAGATAATGTTGGTGTTTATTATGATGCAACTGCTCCATCTAAACTTGAAAATATTTTAAATACTCACGAATTTAGTTTTGAAGAGTTAGAACAAGCAAAAAAAGCTATAGAGCTTATAAAAAAGGAAAAGCTTAGTAAGTATAATAATAATCTCCATATACCAAAAGAGCTTTTTAGTACTAACGAAGAACGTGTCTTAATTATTACTCAAGTGGCAAATGATGCTTCGTTAAAATTTGGTTTAGCTGATAAATTTTCAACTCAAGAAATTATAAATGATGCTATCAAAGAAAATCCAAATGCTAAAATATACATTAAAATTCACCCTGATGTGCTAAGTAGTAAAAAACAAAGTGATTTTAATGCACAAGATTTGCCAAGTAGGTGTGTGATTTTAAAAGAAAATTACAATCCTATAGAACTGCTAAGTCATTTTAAAAAAGTTTATACCAAGACTTCCGGTATGGGTTTTGAAGCTTTGATGTTAGGACGAGAGTGTGTGTGTTATGGTGTACCATTTTATGCAGGTTGGGGTCTAACACTAGATAAACAAGCGTGTAAAAGAAGATGCAAAAAAAGAACTTTAGAAGAAGTTTTTTGTGCTGCTTATATTTTATATAGTGAGTATTTTAATCCTCGCTTAAATCAAAAAAGTGATATTTTTGATACTATTTATACTTTAACAAAGTATAAAAAGATAGAACAAGTTAATTCAGGTAGCTTGTATTTTTTAGGTTTTTCTAAATGGAAAAGAGAGTTTATAAAACCATTTTTTAAAGCCAAAAACAATAAAATCATTTTTTTAAACTCGCTTGATGAACTTTATAAAGTTAAGTTAAATTCTAAAGATAAAATTTTTATTTGGGGTAAAAAATACGACAAAGTTTTGCTAGCTAAAGATTTTAGTAATGAAATTTTCTTAGTAGAAGATGGCTTTTTACGCTCGGTATTTTTAGGTTCAGATCTTACACGCCCTTTTTCTTTGATAGTAGATAGTAAAGGTTTATATGTAGATCCAAACAATCCAAGTGATTTAGAAGATATTTTGCAAAATTATGAATTTGATGATAGTTTAAAACAAAGAGCTAAAAAGCTCATCGTTACCATCACGCAAAATAAATTTTCAAAATACAATGGTCTAAAACATAAAAATCTTGTTTTTAATACAAATAAAAAAATTATTCTCATTCCTGCTCAAGTAGAAGATGATGTATCTATGATCTTAGGTGGATCCGGTTTTGATACTTTAAAACTTTTACAAAGCGTAAGAGAGGCAAATGAAAATGCCTTTATAGTTTTTAAACCTCACCCTGATGTCTTAAGTGGTAACCGTAAGGGTTTAAAAGACAAAAGTATTATTTTAAAATATTGTGATGAAATTATTGAAAACATTAGCATAGATAGTGCTATAAATGCATGTGATGAAGTGCATACCATCACTTCTACTAGTGGTTTTGATGCGCTTTTGCGTAGTAAAAAAGTAGTAGTTTATGGTAAGCCTTTTTATGCAGGTTGGGGTCTAACTCATGATTTGCATGAAATTCCAAGGCGAACAAGAGTACTTAGTTTAGAAGAATTAGTTGCGGGTGTTTTGATTCTTTATCCAAGATATATTCATCCAAAAAGTAAAAATTTATGTGAAGTTGAGTTTGCATTGGATATAATGCTAAAAATGCAAAAAGATTATTTTTCTAAATTTTATTTGCGTTGGTTTATGGATATAAGAATTTATATATTAAGAAAAATAAGAAGATTAATAGAATTTATTTTAGATAGATGAATTTAAGTAAAAAATTAAAAAAATTTTCTGGTAAAAATGTTTTATTGCTCCAAGGACCCGTGGGAGGTTTTTTTTGTAAAATCGCTACGAAAATCCCAAAAGCAAAGGTTTATAAAGTAAATTTTAATGGCGGAGATTTTTTCTTTTATCCTTTTAAAAGCATTAATTATACTAAAAGTTTAGCTAAGCTTGAAAACTTTTATAAAAAGCTTTTTGAAGAAAAACAAATCCAAGTTATCTTGATGTATAATGACTGCAGAAAAGTACACGAAATAGCCATTAATGTAGCTAAGCAAATGGGTATTGAAGTATGGATTTTTGAAGAAGGATATATAAGACCAAATTTCATTACTTTTGAAAAAGATGGGGTTAATGCAAACTCGACTCTACCAAGAGAAAAAGAATTTTATCTGAGTCAGAAAAAATTTGATAAAGATTTTAAATTTAAAACCTTCTCAAGTACCTTTAGAAATATGGCTTTTGCCTCATTTTTGTATTGGCTTTTTGCTTTTTTATTTTCTTGGTATTTTAATAATTCTTTACACCACAGAAGTTTAAAATTATTTGACTTTTTACCTTGGTTTTGCTCGGTATATAGAAAAAACAAATACAAAGTTACAGAAAAAAGTTTAAATGAAAAAATTCTTTCTTTGAAACAAAAGTATTTTTTAGCTGTTTTGCAAGTACATAATGATACTCAGCTTTCTCATCATTATAAAAAAACTACGGAGAAATTTATAGAGGAGGTGATTATTTCTTTTGCCAATCACGCTAAGGCAAAGTCTTACTTGGTTTTTAAGCACCATCCTATGGATCGTGGTTATAAAGATTATACAAAGCTTATAGAAGATTTGAGTTTAAAATATAATGTTGAGGGTAGAATTTTATATGTACATGATTTGCATTTACCTACACTTTTAATCAATACAAGGGGTACTATAGTGATAAATAGCACAGTAGGACTTTCTGCTTTATATCATAATAGTCCTTTAAAAGTTATGGGAAAAGCGTTTTATGATATAGAAGGTTTAACTTATCAAAAAAGCTTGCATACTTTTTGGAAAGAATGCAGAGCATATAAACCTGATGTTGTTTTGCATGCTAAATTTAGAAACTATGTGATATATAAAACCCAAATCAATGGAAATTTTTTTTAAAATACTAGTTTAGACTAAAATTTCTTTTTATAATTTTTAGCAATCTTTCTAAGTTTAAATGGTAAACTTAAGTAGCCTATTTTAAAAGGGGTTCTTGAAGCTTGTAAAAGTGCATTGCCTAAAAGATAGGGTAAATGTGTTTTAGCTATTTGGGCATGTTTATAGTCTGCATAAGCTTTTAGCGGAGGTAGATTTTTTTGTTCTTTTTGATTTTTAAAATGCTCTTTTTTAACTTTTCTTAATTCAAAAGGTATTTTGAAGTAATCTAGATAACTTTTGCTATTTTTCATGATAGCTTCTCCGAGCTTATAACTTAACCTTTCTTTTATCCTTAAGCTAGCTCCATAAAGCTGGTTGTTTTGATGGATAAACATTTCATACTCATTTTTTAAATCCTTGTGATTTAAAAAACGTAAAAGATTATGATTTTGACTTTGTAAAAATGTTTGCGTATCAAGTTTAGTGAGTTCATAATATTCTAATGCTAGCTCTTTATAAAATACTATAGGTGGTATCAAAAGCTCATGAGTGTTTGTAAGATGAATTTTACATTCAAGTTTTTTATTGTTATCATTTTCTAAAAGTAAAATTCCTATTAAATCTACATAATCAAGTCTAGATGTTTTTTCATTTGTCATGCTTAAGCCAGAGCTATCTTCGCTTTGCTTGACAATTTGTGTATTAACATATAAAAAGGTTTGTTCGTCACAAATTGCCTTTTCATTTTGTATATCTTGAAAAGTATTGATAAGTCCAAAATTTTTTACCAGTTTAAAAGAAGAATTTTCAATACTTACGGATGACACGGTGTGAGTTGATAGATTAGTGTGATTCCAAGTATGTATACCTAAAATTTGATAGTTTTTTAGCTCTTTTGAAAAAATGATTTTTTCACTAGCTTTAATCCTTGTAACTTTTTCACAAAAAAATGAATTTTTGTGTTCTATTTTAGCTAAATTTGATGGTGCAAAGATATGATATTTTCTTTTTGAGCAAATGATATTTTCTTTGGATTTTTTAAAAACATGTAAATTTTTTATAATATTTTTACCAAGTTCTTGCATAGCAAGTGGCATAGGATGAAATTTATAGTTTTGGTCAAAATCATAAAGATTATTTTTTTGATAGTAAAAGTCTACATCAATTAGATTAAAACCATAATAAGTGCAATTTTTCCTATGAGCTTCGTTGATGGCTTTTGATTTATCATTGTAAGCTGGTATGGGGAGTATAAGTACTATGGTAGTTTTATGTGTTTTGTAAAGTTCTTCGTAAAAATAATCAATATTTCTAAGTATAATATTTAAACTCATAGGACTTAGATAATCATTGATATTTGATTCGCTGATGATATAATTACTCTTACTCACACTTTCTTTATGGCGTATTAACTCATAAAGATTTTGTAAAGAAGTACTAAGCCCTAAAGCATAATTGTGTAGTGTAATATTTTTATTTTCAAGACCTATTCTAAGACCATTTTTTACTACGCTATTGCTACCACCTAGTAAGATTATATCCATAAATTCTTTCTTGTTTTATAAATTTTTTATTTATTTTATAAAATATTTTTTAATGAATAATTTCAGAGGAAAAACACCTTATTTTGCCCTTAAATAAGCATTTGACAAAGATAACAACTTTAGCTATATTTTTAACTTCATTTTGAGTTTATTTGGGATTTTAAATGGATAAATTGTGTCAAAAAAGAGATGTTTTTTATATAGCTGGTTATGATCCTAGGGGTTATAGACATTATTATGCTATGTTTAAAAAAAATTTAGCTGAGCAAAATACACTTTTAAAATATGATTATACTTTATCAAAAGCTCAAGTTGATGTTTATCCTTTTTGGCAAATTCAAACCCCATATACAAGTACTACTTACACCTTTTTAAACTGGAATGATATAGTTAAAAAAAACTGGTCAGAGGATATAAAAGATGCTTTGAGTGATTGTTATAGTTTTTTTAGAATTTATACCATCACAGGACTTTTTTTGAAATTTGGTAAAGAATCTCCTCATCAACTAATCACAGGTTATTATCCGTTTTTTTATGTGCTTTTGAGTTTGATTTTTACTTTAGTTTGTGCTTTTGGAAGTTTATTTTGTCTGCAAAATTTTCATGTTATTTTGGGAATTTTAGCCTTTATTTTATCTTTAGTGTTTTTGCCAAAAATGCTTTATAAATTAGGTAAGAAATTGGCTGTTTTTTGGATAGCTAGAATTTGTTCTTTTTGTGCAAACTGGGAGAAAAATTCCCAAGGTGAGCTTGAATTAAGGATAGATGATTTTGCTAGGGTTATTTTTGAAAAACTAAAAGAAAATGCAAGTGATAAAAATTATGAGCTCATCTTAAGTGCACATAGCGTAGGAACAGTACTTTGTATAAATGTTTTAGCTAAAGTGCTTAGAAAATGTGAAAAAGAAAATATTTCTTTTGAAAATTTAAAGGTTTTAACTTTAGGTGAGTGTATACCTTTGGTAAGCTATCAAAAAAGATCTTTTGAGTTTAGGAAAGACTTAGAGTATTTAGGAAGTAAGAATTTAATATGGTATGATTTTACTTCTATTATTGATGGTGCATGTTTTGCACAAGTTGATTTTATACGTACAAGCGGAGTAAAAGCACAATTTAGCCCAAAGTACTTTTCGGCTAAATTTCATACCTTATATAAAAGTAAAGATTATAAAAAAATCAAAAAAGACAAATACAAAGCACATTTTTTATATTTATTTGCTACGCAAATTCAAGGGGTATATAATTTTTTTGAATTTATTGCAGGTAAAAACAAATTAGAAGAAAAAATCAGATAGGAGAAAATTATGGGTCAATGTCCTTTTCATCCAAAACCTTACAAAAACAAAGCTTCTACGCTGACCACTTTTTTATTAAAAAGAAGATCATGGCTTGATGGGCTTTATGAGCGAAGTTATAAAATGATGATGGGTAGAGTAAAAATGCCTGGGTTTGACCTTTATGTGGTTAATGATCCAAAAGAGGTAAGACGTATTATGGTAGATGAGGTTAGAGAATACCCAAAAAGCCAACTTTTACATGAGCTTTTGGAGCCACTTTTAGGTGTAAGTATTTTTACTACAAATGATAAAGTATGGGAAAAGCAAAGAGAACTTTTAAAACCTTCTTTTGAAATGACAAGAATTTCTAAAGTTTTTGATTTAATGAGTGAAGCTGCCTCTGATATGATGGGTAGATTTGCGAAGTATGAAAATAAAGCAGTTATAGAAGTAGATGAGGCTATGACTTTTGTAACTGCAGATGTGATTTTTAGAACTATCATGTCATCAAAACTTGATGAGCAAAAAGGCAAACTTGTTTTAGATGCTTTTGTAACAGTGCAAGAAGAAACTGTTAAAACAGCTATGCGAAGAATGTTCCGCTTTCCAACTTGGCTTTCAAATCTTTTAGGAGAGAAGAAAAGGCTTAAGGCAGGTGGAGTTATACGCAAGGTTTTATCAGATATTATAAAACCAAGATATGATAATGCCCTAAATGATCAAGGAAAATATGAGGATATTTTATCATCATTACTTATGGTGGTAGATGCAGATACTAATAAAAGATTTTCTTTCAATGAAATTTTAGATCAAGTT
It includes:
- a CDS encoding DUF2589 domain-containing protein codes for the protein MASLIGGPLQAACDAQLQLANATANFIKTVGMKEDGETVRTADFVYEQIKDDGSSQKMSIQAPLLAIVKIPNLTIDTLDITFDMEVKSTEESKESSDKNGTLDASASLGFGCFKAKVSVKGSISSHKENTRKTDTSAKYHVELNARNDGMSEGLSRVLDIIQNSIQPKVGGVAKQVENTQTANDN
- a CDS encoding DUF2589 domain-containing protein gives rise to the protein MNNDTSKSLSDIIISIAKSVAQAQSDVEESQLSHLFTFFERKFKKNKKGETTNELLPGIFPKRLKIGIPDSNSKFFKTKYYSVPYINILPITPIHIESIKAEFDISLIGLENKIKNKTSNNEEMKYFKDLPSLKIDVIGAAFGREKGLSAHICLTMSKHELPEGTSRMINELINNAQGYQEDLILQKEEKQDNENNKTLNL
- a CDS encoding capsular polysaccharide biosynthesis protein; this translates as MKFYTTSKKLKKNIENFYKVFLYRSYKNINKEDTFVGWGRKKSGLEAIKLAKKYSAKFLLLEDGFLRSLNLGIENSPSFSIIKDNVGVYYDATAPSKLENILNTHEFSFEELEQAKKAIELIKKEKLSKYNNNLHIPKELFSTNEERVLIITQVANDASLKFGLADKFSTQEIINDAIKENPNAKIYIKIHPDVLSSKKQSDFNAQDLPSRCVILKENYNPIELLSHFKKVYTKTSGMGFEALMLGRECVCYGVPFYAGWGLTLDKQACKRRCKKRTLEEVFCAAYILYSEYFNPRLNQKSDIFDTIYTLTKYKKIEQVNSGSLYFLGFSKWKREFIKPFFKAKNNKIIFLNSLDELYKVKLNSKDKIFIWGKKYDKVLLAKDFSNEIFLVEDGFLRSVFLGSDLTRPFSLIVDSKGLYVDPNNPSDLEDILQNYEFDDSLKQRAKKLIVTITQNKFSKYNGLKHKNLVFNTNKKIILIPAQVEDDVSMILGGSGFDTLKLLQSVREANENAFIVFKPHPDVLSGNRKGLKDKSIILKYCDEIIENISIDSAINACDEVHTITSTSGFDALLRSKKVVVYGKPFYAGWGLTHDLHEIPRRTRVLSLEELVAGVLILYPRYIHPKSKNLCEVEFALDIMLKMQKDYFSKFYLRWFMDIRIYILRKIRRLIEFILDR
- the kpsS gene encoding capsule polysaccharide modification protein KpsS, encoding MNLSKKLKKFSGKNVLLLQGPVGGFFCKIATKIPKAKVYKVNFNGGDFFFYPFKSINYTKSLAKLENFYKKLFEEKQIQVILMYNDCRKVHEIAINVAKQMGIEVWIFEEGYIRPNFITFEKDGVNANSTLPREKEFYLSQKKFDKDFKFKTFSSTFRNMAFASFLYWLFAFLFSWYFNNSLHHRSLKLFDFLPWFCSVYRKNKYKVTEKSLNEKILSLKQKYFLAVLQVHNDTQLSHHYKKTTEKFIEEVIISFANHAKAKSYLVFKHHPMDRGYKDYTKLIEDLSLKYNVEGRILYVHDLHLPTLLINTRGTIVINSTVGLSALYHNSPLKVMGKAFYDIEGLTYQKSLHTFWKECRAYKPDVVLHAKFRNYVIYKTQINGNFF
- a CDS encoding SGNH/GDSL hydrolase family protein; this translates as MDIILLGGSNSVVKNGLRIGLENKNITLHNYALGLSTSLQNLYELIRHKESVSKSNYIISESNINDYLSPMSLNIILRNIDYFYEELYKTHKTTIVLILPIPAYNDKSKAINEAHRKNCTYYGFNLIDVDFYYQKNNLYDFDQNYKFHPMPLAMQELGKNIIKNLHVFKKSKENIICSKRKYHIFAPSNLAKIEHKNSFFCEKVTRIKASEKIIFSKELKNYQILGIHTWNHTNLSTHTVSSVSIENSSFKLVKNFGLINTFQDIQNEKAICDEQTFLYVNTQIVKQSEDSSGLSMTNEKTSRLDYVDLIGILLLENDNNKKLECKIHLTNTHELLIPPIVFYKELALEYYELTKLDTQTFLQSQNHNLLRFLNHKDLKNEYEMFIHQNNQLYGASLRIKERLSYKLGEAIMKNSKSYLDYFKIPFELRKVKKEHFKNQKEQKNLPPLKAYADYKHAQIAKTHLPYLLGNALLQASRTPFKIGYLSLPFKLRKIAKNYKKKF
- a CDS encoding DUF829 domain-containing protein, whose amino-acid sequence is MDKLCQKRDVFYIAGYDPRGYRHYYAMFKKNLAEQNTLLKYDYTLSKAQVDVYPFWQIQTPYTSTTYTFLNWNDIVKKNWSEDIKDALSDCYSFFRIYTITGLFLKFGKESPHQLITGYYPFFYVLLSLIFTLVCAFGSLFCLQNFHVILGILAFILSLVFLPKMLYKLGKKLAVFWIARICSFCANWEKNSQGELELRIDDFARVIFEKLKENASDKNYELILSAHSVGTVLCINVLAKVLRKCEKENISFENLKVLTLGECIPLVSYQKRSFEFRKDLEYLGSKNLIWYDFTSIIDGACFAQVDFIRTSGVKAQFSPKYFSAKFHTLYKSKDYKKIKKDKYKAHFLYLFATQIQGVYNFFEFIAGKNKLEEKIR
- a CDS encoding cytochrome P450 — protein: MGQCPFHPKPYKNKASTLTTFLLKRRSWLDGLYERSYKMMMGRVKMPGFDLYVVNDPKEVRRIMVDEVREYPKSQLLHELLEPLLGVSIFTTNDKVWEKQRELLKPSFEMTRISKVFDLMSEAASDMMGRFAKYENKAVIEVDEAMTFVTADVIFRTIMSSKLDEQKGKLVLDAFVTVQEETVKTAMRRMFRFPTWLSNLLGEKKRLKAGGVIRKVLSDIIKPRYDNALNDQGKYEDILSSLLMVVDADTNKRFSFNEILDQVAMLFLAGHETTASSLTWTLYILSISPNEQQKAYEEIIQVAGNGEFKIEHIRAMKYVTNVFKESLRLYPPVGFFAREARNESKMRDKLIKKGSGVVVAPWLIHRHDNFWENPHEFDPSRHEDKGKIKKDTYMPFGMGERICIGQGFAMQEAVLILANILRTYKLELEENFVPDIVGRLTIRSANGMNIRFIKRQK